The Gemmatimonadaceae bacterium DNA segment GCGGCGCCGAGCATCCGCACGCGGTTCTGCATCGCCGCATCGGTGGTGGCGCTGACGATGAGCACTGGAATCAGTGCGGACTTGGCCGACTGCTTGAGCTTGGCGAGCGTGGTCGCACCGTCGCCGGCGGGCATCTGCAAGTCGAGCACGATGAGGTCAGGCGCGGGCGCGCGCATCGCGGCCATCAGGGCGCTGGCGCCGTCGTAGGCGGGGAAGGCCTGATGGCCCGCAGCCATCAGCATCTGGCAGGCGAGCTGGGAAAACTGCCGGTCGTCGTCGGCGACAAGGATGCGCATCCGGGGAAGTTCGGCCTGCGGAGCGCAGGCCGCAAGCCGCACGGATCAGCGCGGCGGGCCGCTGCGGCGCAGGTGCATCTCAAGGGTCCGCTGCGGCGGAGCCCCCGCGCGTTCGTAGTAGCCGACCTCGTGCCAGGTCGAATCGGTGAGCGCAATCACGTACCGCACGCGCCCGCCGGCCACGGGGAAGCCCCAGATTACGGTGTCCGGCTTCAGCTCGATGTCTGGCTCGAGGGAGTTGCCATCCCGATGCGTACGCATCCGCACCTTGCCGGCTTGGGGGTCGAACCAAATCGTCGCCGCCGCTTCGAAGACGATG contains these protein-coding regions:
- a CDS encoding response regulator transcription factor; amino-acid sequence: MRILVADDDRQFSQLACQMLMAAGHQAFPAYDGASALMAAMRAPAPDLIVLDLQMPAGDGATTLAKLKQSAKSALIPVLIVSATTDAAMQNRVRMLGAAAFLAKPINPDTFIDAVEAFGPPPKAR